The genomic interval CGCATGGCTCTGCCGCAGCGAACCGATCCGACGAAGCTCGAGGAGCTGGTCCCGCAGGACAAGATGTTCGAGGTGTTCAGCGAGTACACGCGCTGGGTCGACGTGATCGGCGTGGCGAACATCGGCTCGCTGAACGCGCGGATTCTCGAGGGGGGCGGAAGCGACCTGATCCGGATCGCCGAAGCGTTGCATGAGAAGGCGCTGGGCAATCTGGCCGACCGGATTTACGAGAGACATCGGGACGGAGGAGCGCGCATCGTGCTGATTTCGGGCCCTTCGTCGAGCGGCAAGACGACGTTCGCCAAGCGGCTCGGCATCCAGCTCAGCATTCTGGGCATGCGTCCGGTGCTCGTCTCGCTCGACGACTATTTCGTGGACCGGGAGAAGACGCCTCTCGACGAGGACGGGGAGTACGACTACGAGGCGCTCGAAGCGATCGACGTCGGCCGGTTCAACGACGATCTGGCCGCCCTGCTCGCGGGCCGCGAGGTGGGGATGCCGCGCTATAACTTCATTACCGGCAAGAGCGAGCCGAATCACCGGACGCTGCGCATGGACGAGCGCTCGGTGCTTTTGATCGAGGGCATTCACGGCCTGAATCCGAGGCTGACGCCGCAAATCGACGCGGCGATGAAGTTCAAGGTCTACGTCTCGGCCCTGACCTCGATCGCAATGGACGACCTGAACCGGATCGCCACGACCGACAACCGGCTGATCCGGCGTATCGTGCGCGATCACCGTACGCGCGGCAACAGCGCGACCGCTACGCTGCGCCGCTGGGAGAGCGTCCGCCGGGGCGAGGACAAGCATATCTTCCCGAATCAGGAGCAGGCCGACGTGATGTTCAATTCGTCGCTTTTCTACGAGCTGGCCGTTCTGAAAGATTGCGTTTGGCCGCTGCTGCGCGAGGTCCCCGACACGGAGCCCGAGTTCGGCGAGGCGAGGCGCCTGCTGAAGTTTCTGGACCATTTCACCTCGCTCGACGGAAAAGAGATTCCGCCGACGTCCATTCTGCGCGAGTTCATAGGCGGCAGCAGCTTCGAATATTAGAGCGAAGTGTCGGATCGTAACTCGAAAGTTCCGGAATGAACGATTTTTTAAGTCGGAACGGTTGCGTTCGGATAAATTGTTTATTTTTGTGGCTTTAACATACAAAGCATTATGTCACAAGATCAATATGCCGGTCGCCACGTCGGTTCGGACGAAAGGGCGCTTTCGCAGATGCTGTCGGCCATCGGCGTCCGCTCGGTCGACGAACTGATCGGGCAGGTCGTACCCTCGACGATCCGGCTCAAGAAGCCGCTGGCCCTTCCGCGCGAAGGCATGAGCGAATGCGAGTTCGCCGCCCATATCCGCGAGATCGGCCGTAAGAACAAGCTTTACCGCAGCCTAATCGGTATGGGGTATTACGGCACGGCCTCGCCTGCGGTCATCCTGCGCAACGTGTTCGAGAACCCCGCCTGGTATACCTCCTATACGCCCTATCAGGCCGAAATCTCGCAGGGGCGTCTGGAAGCGCTGCTGAATTTCCAGACCGCCGTCGTCTCGATGACGGGCATGGAGGTGAGCAATTGCTCGCTGCTCGACGAGGCGACCGCTACGGCCGAGGCTATGGCGATGATGTTCGCGCTCCGTTCGCGCGAGGCGGTCCGCGAGGGACGCAACGTGCTGTTCGTCGATGAGAATATTTTCCCGCAGACGCTCGACGTGCTGCTGACCCGCAGCGAGCCTTTCGGCATCGAGATCGTCAGCGACCGCTTCGACTGCTACGAGTTCACGGGCAGCGAGTTCGGCGCGATCGTACAGTATCCGGCGGCCGACGGCGAGGTGCGCGACTACGACGATTTCGCTGCGGCGGCCCACAGTCGGGGCGTGCTGGTGACGGCCGTGGCCGACATGCTGAGCCTTGCGCTGCTGAAGGCGCCGGGCGAGTGGGGCGCCGACATCGTGACCGGTTCGACGCAGCGTTTCGGCATTCCGATGGGATTCGGCGGCCCTCATGCGGCCTATTTGGCCACGAAGGACGCTTTCAAGCGAAATATGCCCGGCCGGATCATCGGCGTTTCGGTCGATCGGCTCGGCAACAAAGCGCTGCGCATGGCGCTTCAGATGCGCGAGCAGCACATCAAGCGCGAGCGGGCCACGTCGAATATCTGTACGGCTCAGGCACTGCTGGCTACGATGGCCGGCTTCTTCGCCGTCTATCACGGAGCCGAGGGCATCCGTCGGATCGCCCTGCATGCCCACAGTCATGCCGT from Alistipes ihumii AP11 carries:
- a CDS encoding nucleoside kinase, with amino-acid sequence MNDTVRIVCENTGRSLFVNRGTSLLQIAEILSLGEREDRPFLAAYVNNRLKELDFAVYSPVSIRYVDITHFEGMRVYQRTLFFVLQKAVYDLFPERKLHIKHSVAKGFYCEIEGMEDLSDEQIVRIKERMRAIVAQDLPIVRQKVTSAEAEAMYEALGLDDKIALLRTRPHLYVTVYGMADLVGYFYGALAVSTGYVSRFDLHPYYKGFRMALPQRTDPTKLEELVPQDKMFEVFSEYTRWVDVIGVANIGSLNARILEGGGSDLIRIAEALHEKALGNLADRIYERHRDGGARIVLISGPSSSGKTTFAKRLGIQLSILGMRPVLVSLDDYFVDREKTPLDEDGEYDYEALEAIDVGRFNDDLAALLAGREVGMPRYNFITGKSEPNHRTLRMDERSVLLIEGIHGLNPRLTPQIDAAMKFKVYVSALTSIAMDDLNRIATTDNRLIRRIVRDHRTRGNSATATLRRWESVRRGEDKHIFPNQEQADVMFNSSLFYELAVLKDCVWPLLREVPDTEPEFGEARRLLKFLDHFTSLDGKEIPPTSILREFIGGSSFEY